From one Suicoccus acidiformans genomic stretch:
- the pcp gene encoding pyroglutamyl-peptidase I, producing MKILVTGFDPFGGEAINPAIEAVKKLPDEVDGAQIIKVEIPTVFHKSAEVLSEAVKTHQPDVILAIGQAGGRSDLTPERVAINVDDARIPDNEGNQPIDVAIQEDGEPAYFSTLPIKAMVQAIRDAGLPASVSNTAGTFVCNHIMYQVLYLINQGYPDIKGGFMHIPYMMEQVVDKPDTPAMSLSDISRGIEAALKAIVAYHGKEDLQALGGQTH from the coding sequence ATGAAAATATTAGTCACAGGTTTTGACCCTTTTGGGGGAGAGGCCATTAACCCAGCGATAGAAGCTGTGAAGAAGTTGCCAGATGAAGTAGATGGGGCCCAGATTATTAAGGTTGAAATCCCGACAGTCTTTCATAAATCAGCCGAGGTATTAAGCGAGGCAGTTAAGACGCATCAACCTGACGTTATTCTAGCAATTGGCCAGGCCGGGGGACGGTCAGACTTGACGCCGGAACGTGTGGCGATTAATGTGGACGATGCGCGTATTCCAGATAATGAAGGCAATCAACCGATTGACGTGGCCATTCAAGAAGATGGTGAGCCAGCGTATTTCTCAACTTTACCTATTAAGGCAATGGTTCAGGCTATTCGCGATGCAGGTTTACCTGCGAGCGTATCAAATACTGCCGGAACATTTGTTTGCAATCACATCATGTACCAAGTTTTGTATTTAATTAATCAAGGTTATCCAGACATTAAAGGCGGTTTCATGCATATTCCTTATATGATGGAACAAGTTGTGGATAAGCCTGACACACCTGCCATGTCCCTTAGTGATATCAGTCGCGGTATTGAAGCGGCGCTTAAGGCAATTGTAGCTTATCATGGCAAAGAGGATTTACAGGCCCTTGGAGGTCAAACGCATTAA
- a CDS encoding tRNA (cytidine(34)-2'-O)-methyltransferase encodes MKNHIALYEPVMPANTGNIARTCAATNTTLHLIHPLGFSTEDKMLKRAGLDYWQEVDIMEHESFEDFLNWAGERPMYLISKFAQRIYTEADLASNVYGEQIFLFGKETTGLPLDFMQAHEADALRIPMNDEHVRSLNLSNTAAILIYEALRQQSWQGLDEIHHYRDTDKARELNW; translated from the coding sequence ATGAAGAACCATATTGCTTTATATGAACCGGTTATGCCAGCTAATACAGGAAATATAGCGAGAACATGTGCAGCGACGAATACTACCTTGCATTTAATTCATCCCCTGGGCTTTTCAACGGAAGATAAGATGTTGAAGCGGGCCGGTTTGGATTATTGGCAGGAAGTTGATATTATGGAACATGAAAGTTTTGAAGACTTCTTGAATTGGGCCGGTGAGCGTCCGATGTATTTGATAAGTAAATTTGCCCAAAGGATTTATACGGAAGCAGATTTGGCTAGCAATGTATATGGCGAGCAAATCTTTCTTTTCGGCAAGGAGACGACAGGTTTGCCGCTTGATTTCATGCAAGCTCATGAAGCCGATGCCTTGCGTATACCTATGAATGATGAGCACGTTCGGTCATTGAATTTGTCCAATACAGCAGCTATCTTGATTTATGAAGCGTTGCGCCAACAAAGCTGGCAAGGTTTAGATGAAATCCATCATTACCGAGATACAGATAAAGCGCGAGAATTGAATTGGTGA
- a CDS encoding 50S ribosomal protein L25 has protein sequence MSLKAEVRMQTGTSASKRDRREGKIPVSLYGKDHKAQSLLIDRREFEQILRSEGANAVFDVEVEGQTQKVWIKDFEQAALQDIIYSVDLEAISANQTLEVEVPLYLVNEAAVKVGVVELVENTIMVETKPDSIPQSFELDVAELEIGDVLTVADLDVPADVTVIMEEDTTIVTVSAPTEEPEEVDPDAEMAEPEVIGESDEEE, from the coding sequence ATGAGTTTAAAAGCAGAAGTTAGAATGCAAACTGGGACAAGCGCTTCTAAGCGTGATCGTCGTGAAGGGAAAATTCCGGTAAGTTTATACGGTAAAGACCATAAAGCCCAATCTTTATTGATTGACCGCCGTGAATTTGAACAAATTCTACGTTCAGAAGGTGCCAATGCGGTCTTTGACGTTGAAGTTGAAGGTCAAACACAGAAAGTTTGGATCAAAGACTTTGAACAAGCTGCCTTACAAGACATTATTTACTCTGTTGACTTGGAAGCAATCTCAGCGAACCAAACACTGGAAGTTGAAGTGCCACTATACTTAGTCAACGAAGCAGCTGTTAAAGTGGGAGTTGTTGAGCTAGTCGAGAACACAATCATGGTTGAGACTAAACCAGATTCAATTCCACAATCATTTGAATTGGATGTTGCTGAATTAGAGATTGGTGATGTTCTTACCGTTGCAGACTTAGATGTGCCAGCTGACGTTACTGTAATAATGGAAGAAGATACAACAATTGTTACGGTTTCAGCTCCAACTGAAGAGCCTGAGGAAGTTGACCCAGATGCGGAAATGGCTGAGCCAGAAGTAATTGGTGAGTCAGACGAAGAAGAGTAA
- a CDS encoding undecaprenyl-diphosphate phosphatase yields MTEIIDLIELLRIFILSVVQGITEWLPISSTGHMIIIEDILPLSSSAEFKEMFMVLVQLGSIMAVVVLYFTKLNPFSRKKTSQQRKDTWFLWFKVAFASIPAGAFGLILDDYMEEYFNKPIVVAIALIVYGVAFIYIERERNAKHAQVIGNLQDLSFADAFKIGCFQALSLIPGTSRSGSTIMGGLIIGAARPVATEFSFFLGIPVMFGASFKKLVKFGLDFTQAEFIYLIFGMIVAFIVSIIVIRFLMAYIRRNDFTGFGYYRIILGAIIILSSLFKRSF; encoded by the coding sequence ATGACAGAAATCATCGATTTAATCGAGCTGTTGCGTATATTTATCTTGAGTGTGGTTCAAGGTATTACCGAATGGCTCCCAATTAGTAGCACGGGACATATGATAATTATTGAAGACATCCTGCCTTTAAGCTCGAGTGCGGAGTTTAAAGAGATGTTCATGGTCCTGGTTCAGCTCGGCTCCATTATGGCCGTGGTTGTGCTATATTTCACCAAACTGAATCCTTTCTCACGAAAGAAAACATCCCAACAACGTAAAGACACTTGGTTTTTATGGTTTAAGGTAGCTTTTGCGAGTATTCCTGCCGGAGCCTTCGGCTTAATCTTAGATGATTACATGGAAGAATACTTCAACAAGCCCATTGTTGTAGCTATTGCCCTTATTGTTTATGGGGTGGCTTTCATTTATATTGAACGGGAACGCAATGCTAAACATGCACAAGTGATTGGTAACTTACAAGACTTAAGCTTTGCGGATGCTTTTAAGATTGGTTGCTTCCAAGCACTGTCACTTATCCCCGGAACCTCCCGGTCCGGTTCAACGATTATGGGAGGCCTGATTATCGGTGCTGCAAGGCCTGTTGCTACTGAATTCTCCTTCTTCTTAGGAATTCCGGTAATGTTTGGGGCAAGCTTTAAGAAGCTCGTTAAATTTGGCCTTGATTTTACGCAAGCTGAGTTCATTTATCTCATTTTCGGGATGATTGTGGCCTTTATCGTTTCTATTATTGTTATCCGTTTCCTCATGGCTTATATTCGCCGAAACGACTTTACAGGCTTTGGTTACTACCGAATTATACTGGGAGCAATTATTATCCTCTCTTCCCTCTTTAAACGAAGCTTTTAA
- a CDS encoding AI-2E family transporter: MNNLQRPDQEEKTASLFERTLNNRFVISLLVLLLVMTVVYAFLNVSHLLDPLWIFIELIAFPVIAAGIFYYILDPLVSFLERKGIERNFAIWIIFIIAIMLIVWGVYSLIPMLTEQAQSFIQNLPRYNAQVQGLLAQLPIQTNGPTESELSLNSQIQAVLNSLHLGELSERIRDFLPGTIDGIGNVIGTVFTFITGILTMPIILYYLLLENKRIAHNILYLVPDKYTDVVGRILRNSNLQVSRYIGGQVLVAIAVGFMFGMGYSIIELDYAVLLAAISGVANIIPYIGSILAAIPALIIGLLTSPAMFLKVCIVIAIEQFIEGRFVSPQILGSNMNIHPVTILFILLGAGRLFGVSGVILGVPAYAVIKVIVVEMYQYFRKSSGLYEDIEVVNEGEFQQQKADLVTKLDEEEPGQNE, encoded by the coding sequence ATGAACAATTTGCAAAGACCTGACCAAGAAGAAAAAACAGCTTCTTTGTTCGAACGAACACTTAATAATCGTTTCGTTATTTCGTTACTGGTCTTACTACTTGTGATGACCGTCGTGTATGCGTTCTTAAACGTGTCACATTTACTGGATCCCTTATGGATTTTTATTGAATTGATTGCTTTTCCAGTAATTGCCGCCGGGATATTCTATTATATCTTAGATCCCTTGGTATCCTTTCTTGAACGCAAGGGAATTGAGCGGAATTTCGCCATTTGGATTATCTTTATTATTGCTATTATGTTAATTGTTTGGGGTGTTTATTCTTTAATTCCAATGTTAACGGAACAGGCTCAAAGTTTTATTCAGAATTTACCGCGCTATAATGCTCAAGTTCAGGGGCTATTAGCGCAGCTACCAATCCAGACCAATGGTCCGACAGAAAGTGAGCTATCTTTAAATTCCCAAATTCAAGCGGTGTTAAATTCCTTACATTTAGGGGAATTAAGTGAACGAATTCGGGATTTTCTACCTGGAACCATTGACGGAATCGGGAATGTTATTGGCACAGTTTTCACCTTTATTACCGGTATTTTAACGATGCCCATCATTTTATATTATTTATTACTTGAGAATAAGCGTATCGCCCATAATATTCTGTATTTAGTGCCGGATAAGTATACGGATGTTGTTGGAAGAATTTTAAGAAATTCTAATTTACAAGTTTCCCGCTATATTGGTGGGCAAGTCTTAGTGGCAATTGCTGTAGGCTTTATGTTTGGGATGGGTTATTCAATTATTGAATTAGACTATGCTGTGCTACTGGCAGCGATTTCGGGTGTGGCGAATATTATTCCGTATATCGGTTCAATACTTGCAGCGATTCCGGCGCTTATTATCGGGCTATTAACCTCTCCAGCAATGTTTCTTAAGGTTTGTATTGTTATAGCCATTGAACAATTTATTGAAGGGCGGTTCGTATCCCCACAAATTCTTGGCAGCAATATGAATATCCATCCGGTGACGATTCTATTCATCTTGTTGGGTGCTGGGCGACTTTTCGGGGTGTCCGGAGTTATTCTTGGGGTGCCTGCTTATGCGGTGATAAAAGTTATTGTCGTCGAAATGTACCAGTACTTCCGGAAGTCATCTGGCTTATATGAAGATATTGAAGTAGTCAATGAGGGTGAGTTTCAACAGCAGAAAGCGGACTTAGTTACTAAATTAGATGAAGAGGAGCCGGGCCAGAATGAATAA
- a CDS encoding YtxH domain-containing protein, which translates to MAQFVKGLFWGAAIGGLIGLLNAPRKGSQTRENFKAFIDQTTDDVNDVRYKVDNLSLAVQKLASEGSQSFKEASDGVRMSLKHFNEEAEPRIRRVKDQTEVLTEHLKEAQASFQESKE; encoded by the coding sequence ATGGCACAATTTGTCAAAGGTTTATTTTGGGGGGCAGCGATTGGGGGACTGATTGGTCTATTGAACGCGCCTCGCAAAGGCTCACAGACGCGTGAGAATTTCAAAGCCTTTATTGACCAAACGACGGATGATGTGAATGATGTCCGTTATAAAGTGGATAATTTATCTTTAGCTGTCCAGAAATTGGCGTCAGAAGGTAGTCAAAGTTTTAAAGAGGCTAGTGATGGTGTGCGGATGTCCTTAAAGCATTTCAATGAAGAGGCAGAACCACGAATTCGTCGTGTCAAAGATCAAACGGAAGTTCTAACAGAGCATTTGAAAGAGGCCCAAGCAAGCTTTCAAGAAAGTAAGGAATAA
- a CDS encoding HIT family protein, giving the protein MTDCIFCKIVAGEIPSAKVYEDDKVYAFLDTSQATEGHTLLVPKVHVENLMEYDESLAADVFSRLPKISRAILAANPEAKGINVLNNNGEVAYQTVFHSHIHIIPRYSKEEGFAVSFANNQESYTQEAFQERAQRIAAEI; this is encoded by the coding sequence ATGACAGATTGTATTTTTTGTAAAATTGTAGCAGGTGAGATTCCTTCAGCCAAAGTTTATGAAGACGATAAAGTTTATGCTTTCTTAGATACTTCCCAGGCGACCGAAGGACACACTTTGCTGGTGCCTAAGGTGCATGTTGAGAACTTAATGGAATATGATGAGTCTTTAGCAGCCGACGTTTTTAGTCGCTTACCTAAGATTAGCCGGGCAATCCTTGCTGCCAATCCAGAAGCTAAAGGGATTAATGTATTAAACAATAACGGTGAAGTAGCCTATCAGACGGTTTTCCACTCACATATTCATATTATACCACGTTACAGTAAAGAGGAAGGTTTCGCGGTAAGTTTCGCAAATAATCAGGAAAGCTATACACAAGAAGCATTCCAAGAGCGAGCTCAGCGGATTGCTGCAGAAATATAG
- a CDS encoding peptidylprolyl isomerase: MKKTLLKTTSVALAFTGVLATTAPVYANDNVIATVGEEQITQDEFYQAMKNLSGEITLRTMILEQVLMQNVDDVEASRKAADDAVAQQIEEAGGEETFQQLLDYQQLGSIEKYTYQLFINNMFQEVIEKGIDKSDEAIQDFYENGYEPTMEAQHILTETEEEANAALERVKGGEEFDAVAKEVSKDSTAENGGLLTPFVSGQMVAEFEEAVKATANGEITQEPVKSQYGYHVIKVINNGEKKPLEEVREEVEQQYVNSKLADAQFSYSIIGDLIEQTGVEINDEDLKGAVNDLLEIAKMPESVESPADTSGEDESASEEAPAEEAPAEDASAEEVAEEAAKESAE, from the coding sequence ATGAAGAAAACCCTACTTAAGACAACGTCAGTTGCACTGGCTTTTACTGGTGTACTGGCTACAACTGCACCGGTATACGCAAACGATAATGTGATTGCGACTGTTGGTGAAGAACAAATCACACAAGATGAATTCTATCAAGCTATGAAGAATTTATCTGGTGAAATAACGCTAAGAACGATGATTCTTGAACAAGTGTTAATGCAGAATGTAGACGACGTTGAAGCTTCTAGAAAGGCAGCCGACGATGCAGTGGCTCAACAAATAGAAGAAGCGGGTGGTGAAGAAACCTTCCAACAATTACTTGATTATCAACAGCTTGGCTCGATTGAAAAGTACACATATCAATTATTCATCAATAATATGTTCCAAGAAGTTATTGAGAAGGGGATTGATAAATCTGATGAAGCTATCCAAGACTTCTACGAAAATGGTTATGAACCAACCATGGAAGCCCAACATATTCTAACAGAGACTGAAGAAGAAGCGAATGCCGCGCTTGAGCGCGTTAAAGGCGGAGAAGAGTTTGACGCTGTGGCTAAAGAAGTTTCTAAGGATTCGACAGCGGAGAATGGTGGACTTTTAACACCTTTTGTCAGTGGTCAGATGGTCGCTGAATTTGAAGAAGCGGTTAAGGCTACTGCCAATGGTGAGATAACTCAAGAACCAGTTAAATCGCAATATGGCTATCATGTTATTAAAGTCATCAATAATGGTGAGAAGAAACCTTTAGAAGAAGTTCGTGAAGAGGTTGAACAGCAATATGTGAACTCTAAATTAGCAGATGCTCAGTTCTCATACAGTATCATCGGTGATTTAATCGAACAAACAGGTGTTGAAATTAACGATGAAGACTTGAAGGGTGCTGTCAACGATTTATTAGAAATTGCTAAGATGCCTGAATCAGTCGAAAGTCCAGCTGATACTTCTGGTGAAGATGAGTCAGCTTCGGAAGAAGCACCAGCGGAAGAAGCACCAGCGGAAGATGCTTCTGCTGAAGAAGTAGCAGAAGAGGCAGCGAAAGAATCTGCTGAATAA
- the serS gene encoding serine--tRNA ligase: MLDRKLLRQEFDAVAERLATRGVARDTLEQYRELDQERRDLIVKDEEAKQTRNRVSEEIAQLKRDKEDADDKIKEMREIGEEIKAMDQKLDAIEDQLEAIEFALPNIPHEDVPIGEDEEDNVEIRRWGEPRAFDFEPLNHWDIAENLGILDFERAAKVAGARFVYYRGLGARLERALYNFMLDCHIEAGFIEMIPPYMVNEQAMFGTGQFPKFKEDVFQLNDDRNFSLIPTAEVPLTNYYSDEILDQDALPIYMTALSPSFRSEAGSAGRDTRGLIRMHQFNKVELVKFAKPEESYQELESMTEEAERILQALEIPYRTIVLSTGDMGFSAAKTYDIEAWVPAQDTYREISSCSNCEAFQARRAKIRYRDEEGKVQYLHTLNGSGVAVGRAVVALLENYQQADGSVKIPEVLVPYMGGVTEITKENALGI; the protein is encoded by the coding sequence ATGTTAGATCGTAAATTGTTAAGACAAGAATTTGATGCTGTAGCAGAGAGGCTTGCGACACGTGGAGTGGCACGCGATACTTTGGAGCAGTACCGCGAGTTGGACCAGGAACGCAGAGATTTGATTGTCAAAGATGAGGAAGCTAAGCAAACACGTAATCGTGTGAGTGAGGAAATTGCGCAATTGAAGCGTGATAAAGAAGATGCTGATGACAAGATTAAAGAGATGCGTGAGATTGGTGAAGAGATTAAAGCGATGGACCAAAAGCTTGATGCGATTGAGGATCAGCTAGAGGCCATTGAATTTGCTTTACCGAATATTCCCCATGAAGATGTGCCAATTGGTGAAGACGAGGAAGATAATGTTGAGATTCGTCGCTGGGGTGAGCCGCGAGCCTTTGACTTTGAGCCGTTAAATCATTGGGATATCGCTGAAAACTTAGGTATTCTTGACTTTGAACGGGCAGCTAAAGTTGCTGGAGCACGCTTTGTTTACTACCGTGGTTTAGGCGCTCGCTTAGAGCGTGCCTTATATAACTTCATGCTAGATTGCCATATTGAAGCAGGCTTCATTGAAATGATTCCTCCATATATGGTGAATGAACAGGCGATGTTTGGGACCGGTCAGTTTCCTAAATTTAAAGAAGATGTCTTCCAGTTAAATGATGACCGCAACTTCTCCCTTATTCCAACGGCAGAAGTACCACTAACTAACTATTACAGTGATGAAATTCTTGATCAGGATGCTTTGCCAATTTACATGACGGCCCTTTCGCCATCTTTCCGCTCAGAAGCTGGTAGTGCTGGACGGGATACCCGTGGTTTAATCCGCATGCACCAATTCAATAAGGTTGAGCTAGTTAAATTTGCCAAGCCAGAGGAATCTTATCAAGAATTAGAATCCATGACGGAAGAAGCGGAGCGTATTCTTCAAGCCTTAGAAATTCCATACCGTACGATTGTCCTTTCAACCGGAGACATGGGCTTTTCCGCAGCCAAAACCTATGATATTGAAGCATGGGTCCCTGCCCAAGATACCTACCGTGAAATCAGCTCATGTTCAAACTGTGAAGCCTTTCAAGCTCGTCGCGCTAAAATTCGCTACCGTGATGAGGAAGGTAAAGTCCAATACTTGCATACCTTGAACGGCTCCGGTGTAGCAGTAGGCCGTGCCGTAGTGGCGCTTTTAGAGAATTATCAGCAAGCAGACGGTTCAGTGAAAATTCCGGAAGTCTTAGTGCCATATATGGGTGGCGTAACTGAAATTACGAAAGAGAATGCCTTAGGCATTTAG
- a CDS encoding Gx transporter family protein, protein MGSNYQRNRTLVYIGLLAAQGIIISLIENLIPSPLAFAPGAKLGFANLITIIALFTLPVKYSFTVLMIRIIITALLGGTFSTFLYSLLGGILSYLAMLLVMQLGPKRVSIIGISVIGGVFHNMGQLLMASLMAKSFSVMNYLPVMSISGIIAGFAVGVLGNYLLHNIATLRMYHESYSLSRKQNNWLNHDDDKKTDA, encoded by the coding sequence ATGGGATCGAATTATCAACGAAATCGAACACTTGTATATATTGGCCTACTCGCAGCCCAAGGGATTATTATTAGCCTTATTGAGAACTTAATTCCTTCACCTTTAGCCTTTGCGCCAGGCGCTAAACTAGGCTTTGCGAATTTAATTACGATTATCGCACTTTTCACCCTACCAGTTAAATATAGCTTCACTGTCTTGATGATTCGGATTATAATCACAGCACTTCTAGGTGGAACCTTCTCAACCTTCCTTTATAGCTTACTTGGTGGTATTCTGAGTTATTTAGCTATGCTGTTGGTTATGCAGCTGGGTCCGAAAAGAGTCAGTATCATCGGCATATCCGTAATCGGAGGAGTCTTCCATAATATGGGGCAACTATTGATGGCGTCCCTTATGGCTAAATCTTTCTCAGTTATGAACTATCTGCCCGTGATGTCCATTAGTGGAATCATTGCCGGCTTTGCAGTAGGCGTCCTCGGCAACTACCTCCTCCACAATATAGCAACCCTGCGAATGTATCATGAATCTTACTCACTATCGCGAAAACAGAATAATTGGCTCAATCACGATGACGACAAAAAGACGGACGCATAA
- a CDS encoding DUF554 domain-containing protein, protein MGAIVNSITVIIMGYVGSRLNRGISERVSERVMQAIGLAVVSIGISGAIRGGNGLIMVLSMVIGTLIGEGLDIDRWIIRIVDQVEARFMNTDSETGNEGTFKQGFITATMIFCVGSMVIVGSLESGLYGNHTTLYTKSIMDGITALMLASSLGAGVMFSSVPILILEGSLTLLASLLQPLLTDLVITEMISVGSIVLIALGFNLTGLTNFKIMNFSPSIFMPIILGAIPFLQ, encoded by the coding sequence TTGGGAGCAATTGTAAATAGCATTACGGTAATTATTATGGGATATGTAGGCAGCCGTTTGAATCGAGGGATTTCAGAGCGAGTCAGCGAGCGAGTGATGCAAGCGATTGGCTTAGCTGTCGTATCTATCGGTATTTCAGGTGCGATTAGGGGAGGTAATGGCCTTATCATGGTCCTTTCGATGGTAATCGGTACCTTAATTGGGGAAGGCTTAGATATTGATCGGTGGATAATTCGGATTGTGGACCAAGTTGAGGCACGCTTTATGAATACAGATAGTGAGACTGGTAATGAAGGCACATTTAAACAAGGCTTTATTACTGCCACGATGATTTTCTGTGTCGGCAGCATGGTCATTGTAGGCTCTTTAGAAAGTGGTTTATATGGTAATCATACGACCCTTTACACCAAGAGCATTATGGACGGGATTACGGCATTAATGCTTGCTTCTTCCTTAGGCGCTGGCGTCATGTTCTCTAGTGTACCGATTCTTATTCTTGAAGGCTCTTTAACCCTGTTAGCCTCTTTACTTCAACCGCTTTTAACAGATCTTGTCATTACTGAAATGATTAGTGTCGGATCGATTGTACTAATTGCGCTAGGTTTTAATTTAACGGGGCTGACTAATTTTAAGATTATGAATTTTTCGCCAAGTATCTTTATGCCGATTATTTTAGGGGCAATCCCTTTCTTACAATAG
- the queG gene encoding tRNA epoxyqueuosine(34) reductase QueG, whose protein sequence is MDNTVLKQEIQRLASEVGIDKIGFTNADPFDELASSLREQKAMGHTTGFEHQVLEERLYPDLIFDQPKSIISIALAYPSRIKEPLENTKEVKRGQFARASWGIDYHTILREKMECLIEEIKVLAPHAHFKAMVDTGELMDVAVAQRAGIGFIGRNGLLITEEFGSWIYLGEIVTDLEIAPDEPVPFGCGDCYRCVNACPTGALLGDGRMNGQRCLSYQTQTKGYMPEEFRKKISNVIYGCDICQHVCPYNQGIDFHRHPEMEPDSEVVQPALKPLLTISNRAFRETYGHLAGSWRGKKPLQRNAIIALVNSRDRTALPQLIQVMEEDPRPMMRGTAAWAISKLQRDYNAQLLACVKAQYVKETDKETIDEMRQAIHTLERKRPAKKPRR, encoded by the coding sequence ATGGATAATACGGTCTTAAAACAAGAGATTCAGCGGCTTGCTAGCGAAGTGGGCATCGATAAAATTGGCTTTACCAATGCAGATCCTTTCGATGAATTAGCGTCTTCTTTGCGTGAGCAGAAAGCAATGGGTCATACGACCGGCTTTGAACATCAAGTGCTCGAGGAGCGTTTGTATCCAGACTTAATCTTTGATCAGCCTAAAAGTATTATATCTATTGCTTTAGCTTATCCTAGTCGGATTAAGGAGCCCTTAGAGAATACGAAGGAAGTAAAGCGGGGGCAATTTGCGAGAGCTTCTTGGGGCATCGATTATCATACCATCTTACGGGAGAAGATGGAGTGCCTGATTGAAGAGATTAAAGTGCTCGCTCCCCATGCGCACTTTAAAGCAATGGTCGACACCGGGGAACTTATGGATGTAGCTGTCGCGCAACGGGCAGGTATCGGCTTTATTGGCCGAAATGGCTTACTCATTACGGAAGAGTTTGGCTCTTGGATATATTTGGGGGAGATTGTAACAGATTTAGAGATTGCCCCCGATGAACCTGTCCCCTTTGGCTGCGGAGATTGTTATCGCTGTGTCAATGCCTGTCCGACGGGAGCCTTGTTAGGTGATGGACGGATGAATGGTCAAAGATGTTTGTCTTATCAAACGCAGACGAAAGGCTATATGCCTGAAGAGTTTCGCAAGAAGATTTCTAATGTTATTTATGGCTGTGATATATGCCAGCATGTTTGTCCGTATAATCAGGGGATTGATTTTCACCGACATCCTGAAATGGAGCCCGATTCTGAGGTTGTCCAACCGGCCTTGAAACCCTTGTTGACAATTTCAAATCGAGCCTTCCGCGAGACTTATGGTCATTTAGCAGGCTCATGGCGGGGCAAAAAACCACTGCAAAGAAATGCGATCATCGCCTTGGTGAACAGTCGGGATCGTACGGCTTTGCCACAACTCATTCAGGTCATGGAAGAAGACCCACGTCCGATGATGCGAGGGACTGCTGCGTGGGCGATAAGCAAGTTACAAAGAGATTATAATGCACAATTGCTGGCATGTGTTAAGGCCCAATATGTGAAAGAAACCGACAAAGAGACGATTGATGAGATGCGTCAAGCAATCCATACACTGGAGCGAAAACGTCCGGCGAAGAAGCCAAGGAGATGA
- a CDS encoding lactonase family protein, producing the protein MTQEFILGGYTKRDNEGFHQVFFNPNDGTFSKTALIGKLNNPTFVALNDDKTLLFAIHQDGEKAGLVVFNKIENKQWEQIDQCMATDIPGCHVSWREESQTVYVANYHEGSIDVYAFKDNTLSHIQRVSHSGSSVHPNQTKPHIHYTGMNQDHTLLFACDLGTDIVATYTIGSDGQISLKHEYKLEAGTGPRHLVFHPSYKYMYVIGELANTTTVLSVSESGKLKALQSVANVDTANSPDNTAGAAIRLTSDGKFLYTSTRYNDTISVYGVSEDGSELTPIERVDSVGQVPRDFILDETEQYVLVAHQDSDHITVFSRDAETGRLKYRHNETYAPECVCICPAS; encoded by the coding sequence ATGACGCAAGAATTTATCCTTGGCGGCTATACAAAACGTGATAATGAAGGATTCCATCAAGTTTTCTTCAATCCAAATGATGGGACTTTCTCCAAAACGGCATTAATTGGCAAATTAAACAATCCGACATTCGTTGCTTTAAACGATGACAAGACACTACTTTTTGCTATTCATCAAGATGGGGAAAAGGCAGGTTTAGTGGTATTTAACAAGATAGAGAATAAGCAATGGGAGCAAATCGACCAATGCATGGCGACTGATATCCCAGGTTGCCATGTATCCTGGCGAGAAGAAAGCCAAACGGTCTATGTTGCTAATTACCACGAAGGCTCAATCGATGTGTACGCATTCAAAGATAATACTTTGAGCCATATTCAACGTGTGTCACATTCTGGTTCATCCGTTCACCCTAATCAAACCAAGCCACACATTCACTATACAGGCATGAACCAAGATCATACCTTGTTATTCGCTTGTGATTTAGGTACAGATATTGTTGCGACTTATACTATAGGCAGTGACGGCCAAATTTCACTGAAGCATGAGTATAAGTTAGAAGCCGGTACTGGGCCACGCCATCTTGTCTTCCACCCGTCCTACAAATATATGTATGTGATTGGGGAATTAGCCAATACCACGACTGTCCTTTCCGTAAGTGAATCAGGCAAATTAAAGGCTCTGCAATCTGTAGCCAATGTCGATACAGCTAATTCACCTGATAACACAGCCGGAGCAGCCATCCGTCTAACATCCGATGGAAAATTCTTGTATACCTCTACCCGCTACAATGACACAATTTCAGTTTATGGTGTTTCTGAAGATGGCAGTGAATTAACCCCGATTGAACGGGTGGATTCGGTCGGCCAAGTTCCAAGAGACTTTATCTTAGACGAAACAGAGCAATATGTGCTCGTTGCCCACCAAGATAGCGATCATATTACTGTCTTTTCCCGTGACGCAGAAACGGGTCGTCTGAAATACCGCCATAATGAAACATATGCCCCTGAATGCGTATGTATCTGCCCTGCGTCATAA